One Thermodesulfobacteriota bacterium genomic window, AAGTGACTCATAGAGAGGTCGTTGAAGAACAAGGCGTTAGGGCTTCAATGCTTGAGACAGCTGCGGGGGACACCACAATTGAACTCCTAGAACCGATCGGAGAAAACTCACCCATATTCAAATATTTGGAAAAAAGGGGAGAGGGCATTCACCACATTTGCTTCAAGGTAGATGATATCGAATCCGCACTTGAAAGACTAAAGAATCAGGGTATTAAATCAATAAATGATGCACCACGACCAGGGGTTGATGGAACGAAAGTGGCATTTTTACACCCGAAAGCTCTAAAAGGTGTATTGATTGAGCTGGTTGAATTGCCTAAGGACTGATCCTATTAAACCATACCGATTCCGTGCGCAAACGACTCTTCGATAATTTTCTTCCCCCGAATTTTCATCAATTCCATAGGCCCGAAGAAATAAAGAATTTTAACAGCATTTATTTCATGAATCATATCTCGGTGGGCTTATAAAGTGGGTATGAATTAAGTTTAAATTTATC contains:
- the mce gene encoding methylmalonyl-CoA epimerase, which gives rise to MKEGKMVSVNHIAIAVRNIEEAEKLYETALGLKVTHREVVEEQGVRASMLETAAGDTTIELLEPIGENSPIFKYLEKRGEGIHHICFKVDDIESALERLKNQGIKSINDAPRPGVDGTKVAFLHPKALKGVLIELVELPKD